A DNA window from Thermosynechococcaceae cyanobacterium Okahandja contains the following coding sequences:
- a CDS encoding 4Fe-4S binding protein, translated as MKKRVTLTFPRRTIQMPVTYRLAKDFNIAANIIRAQVAPNQVGKLVLELAGDIDQMEAALDWLRQQNIEVSLASREIVIDEHACVHCGLCTGVCPTQALTLHPQTCQLQFSRSRCIVCEQCVAACPVEAIHTNF; from the coding sequence TTGAAAAAGCGAGTTACCCTGACGTTCCCACGACGCACGATTCAGATGCCGGTCACCTATCGACTGGCCAAGGACTTTAACATTGCGGCCAATATTATCCGTGCCCAAGTGGCTCCTAACCAAGTGGGCAAGCTTGTCCTAGAGTTGGCAGGCGATATTGACCAAATGGAAGCCGCCCTAGACTGGCTGCGGCAACAAAATATTGAGGTATCGTTGGCTAGCCGCGAAATAGTTATTGATGAGCACGCCTGTGTTCACTGTGGCCTATGTACCGGCGTGTGCCCCACCCAAGCCCTAACGCTGCACCCGCAAACCTGTCAGCTTCAGTTTAGCCGCTCTCGCTGTATCGTTTGCGAGCAGTGTGTGGCCGCCTGCCCAGTGGAGGCCATTCACACAAATTTTTGA
- a CDS encoding radical SAM protein produces the protein MTHPFAAERYLFERSRPRSDALGVIYGFPNSYSVGITSLGYQLVWATLASRSDVAVSRLFTDVCEPLPRDPDLVGFSLSWELDYANLLALLEQLNIPIWQRDRHEGHPLVFGGGPVLTANPEPFADFFDVILLGDAEPLLDPFLTAVAQDRGAPRAEQLDRLAQVPGLYVPSRYTVTYASLSGPITAIEPRQSGVPAVVKKQVHRGNALAASTVVTPLAAWPSIYMVEVVRSCPELCRFCLASYLTLPFRTPSVETLIPAIERGLSATNRIGLLGASVTQHPEFAALMDYLSQPQFAEVRLSIASVRTNTVTESLARLLSQRGTQSLTIAIETGSDRLRQVINKKLETAEILAAATHAQAGGLKALKFYGMVGLPTETDADIEATVALFAALKKTAPRLRFTLGCSTFVPKAHTPFQWCGVQPLAEKRLKVLKKELAKLGVEFRPESYSDSLVQALLSRGDRRLAPLLERVRHYGSSLGSYRRLFKELRGELPSFEDYVSANWSPTALLPWQHLDSGLPQQTLERHLDTALASSGT, from the coding sequence GTGACTCATCCCTTTGCTGCTGAACGGTACCTGTTTGAGCGATCGCGCCCCCGTAGCGATGCCCTAGGGGTGATTTATGGGTTTCCTAATAGCTACAGCGTCGGGATTACTAGCTTGGGCTACCAACTGGTGTGGGCCACCTTAGCGAGCCGCTCGGATGTGGCGGTGAGTCGCCTGTTTACCGATGTCTGTGAACCCCTACCCCGAGATCCTGACCTAGTGGGGTTTTCCCTCTCGTGGGAGCTGGATTACGCCAACCTGCTGGCGCTGCTGGAGCAATTAAACATTCCGATTTGGCAGCGCGATCGCCATGAGGGGCATCCCCTTGTTTTTGGGGGTGGGCCAGTGCTCACGGCCAATCCTGAACCCTTTGCCGACTTCTTTGATGTCATTCTCCTCGGCGATGCCGAACCCCTCCTTGATCCGTTTTTAACGGCGGTCGCTCAAGACCGCGGTGCGCCACGAGCCGAGCAACTAGACCGCCTAGCCCAAGTACCCGGCCTCTACGTCCCCAGCCGTTATACCGTCACCTATGCCAGTCTCAGCGGCCCAATCACGGCCATTGAACCGCGCCAGTCCGGTGTCCCTGCGGTGGTCAAAAAACAAGTGCATCGGGGCAATGCCCTTGCCGCCTCGACGGTGGTGACCCCCCTAGCCGCATGGCCGAGCATTTACATGGTGGAGGTGGTCCGCAGTTGTCCGGAACTGTGTCGCTTTTGCTTGGCCAGCTATCTGACGTTGCCCTTTCGCACCCCCAGCGTGGAGACTCTGATTCCAGCAATAGAGCGAGGGTTAAGCGCAACGAACCGCATTGGCTTGCTAGGAGCCTCCGTCACCCAACACCCAGAATTTGCGGCACTGATGGACTACCTCAGCCAACCCCAATTTGCGGAGGTGCGGCTTAGTATTGCCTCAGTGCGCACCAATACGGTGACAGAGTCCTTGGCGCGTCTCCTGAGCCAGCGGGGCACCCAGTCCCTCACCATTGCCATTGAAACGGGGTCTGACCGGCTGCGGCAGGTGATTAATAAAAAGCTGGAAACAGCAGAGATTCTGGCGGCGGCAACCCATGCCCAAGCGGGGGGACTCAAGGCACTGAAGTTTTACGGCATGGTGGGGCTACCTACGGAAACCGATGCGGATATAGAGGCCACGGTTGCCTTGTTTGCCGCCCTGAAAAAAACGGCACCGCGGCTGCGGTTCACCCTTGGCTGTAGTACGTTTGTGCCCAAGGCGCATACCCCCTTCCAGTGGTGTGGGGTCCAACCCCTTGCGGAAAAGCGGCTGAAGGTTCTCAAAAAGGAACTGGCGAAGTTGGGGGTGGAGTTTCGGCCAGAGTCTTACAGTGATTCGCTGGTGCAGGCGTTGCTTTCGCGGGGCGATCGGCGTTTGGCCCCCTTGCTCGAGCGCGTCCGCCACTACGGTAGTTCCTTGGGCAGTTATCGCCGTCTCTTTAAGGAATTGCGGGGCGAGTTACCCTCCTTTGAGGACTACGTGAGTGCCAACTGGTCGCCAACAGCACTGTTACCGTGGCAACACCTTGACAGCGGCTTGCCGCAGCAGACCCTAGAGCGGCACTTAGACACGGCATTGGCATCTTCGGGCACCTAA
- a CDS encoding alcohol dehydrogenase catalytic domain-containing protein, with protein MKAAVLYGKEDVRIESVADPTPAAGEVVIRVKAATTCGTDLKVWRRGGHARMLTPPILFGHEAAGEIVALGAGVTDWRLGDRVVANNSAPCGQCFYCQRQEFSLCPNLEFNNGTFAEYLKIPASIVRHNLLPIPEHLSEEMAALTEPLACVLHGVARCGWRPEMQQWPSPPQVVVIGDGAIGLMFVGILVQQGARVLSFGGSDQRLAIARTFGAEQVVNHHHCEDMPAVVKDWTAGRGADIVVEATGVPQVWEVAIACGRPGATINLFGGCPRDTRISVDTERLHYEELTLKGVFHNTPTFVRQALHLIASRTLPFEHLVSGHAPLTEIEQVLQAMKARQVIKVALQP; from the coding sequence ATGAAGGCGGCGGTTCTCTACGGCAAAGAAGATGTGCGCATTGAGAGCGTGGCGGATCCAACGCCAGCGGCAGGGGAGGTGGTCATTCGGGTCAAAGCGGCAACTACCTGTGGCACCGACTTGAAGGTGTGGCGACGGGGCGGACATGCCCGCATGTTAACGCCACCAATTCTCTTTGGTCATGAGGCGGCGGGGGAAATTGTTGCCTTGGGGGCGGGGGTAACGGACTGGCGGCTGGGCGATCGCGTCGTGGCGAATAATTCTGCCCCCTGTGGCCAGTGCTTTTACTGTCAGCGGCAGGAGTTTTCCCTCTGTCCAAATCTTGAATTTAACAATGGCACGTTTGCCGAGTACCTGAAAATTCCCGCCAGTATTGTTCGTCACAATCTCCTCCCCATTCCTGAGCACCTGAGTGAGGAAATGGCGGCTCTGACGGAGCCACTGGCTTGTGTGCTGCACGGGGTAGCGCGCTGTGGTTGGCGGCCAGAGATGCAGCAGTGGCCTAGCCCGCCCCAAGTGGTTGTCATTGGCGATGGGGCAATTGGCTTAATGTTTGTCGGTATCTTGGTGCAGCAAGGGGCGCGAGTCTTGAGCTTTGGCGGTTCGGATCAGCGGTTGGCGATCGCCCGTACCTTTGGCGCAGAGCAGGTTGTCAACCATCACCACTGCGAGGATATGCCAGCGGTGGTAAAAGACTGGACCGCCGGACGCGGTGCTGACATTGTGGTTGAAGCCACAGGGGTGCCCCAAGTCTGGGAAGTGGCCATTGCCTGTGGCCGACCGGGAGCAACCATTAACCTGTTTGGCGGCTGTCCCCGCGACACCCGCATTAGCGTTGACACCGAGCGCTTGCACTACGAAGAACTCACCCTGAAGGGCGTATTCCACAATACCCCCACCTTTGTCCGCCAAGCCCTTCACCTGATTGCCAGCCGCACCCTACCCTTTGAGCACCTCGTGAGTGGCCATGCACCCCTGACGGAGATTGAGCAGGTTTTGCAGGCTATGAAAGCACGCCAAGTCATTAAAGTAGCACTTCAGCCCTGA
- a CDS encoding SDR family NAD(P)-dependent oxidoreductase, with protein MSVLGNQVVLVVGATGGIGRAVVERLQQTGATLVLAARSRDRLQQFAATLSAETNVQLQPCDITQPDQVMALMQAIQEQQGRLDVLINAAGAGLLKPYAKITPTELDQMLDLNLKGCFYTSQQAAELMKEQQQGHICTVVGILGKHSMAMGAAYCAAKFGVVGFSKCMAEELKRYGIKFSLFYFGGVDTPFWDAVSLKVDRQKLLRPDTVAALIHAALETDRHAVPLELSLMPDSHVFF; from the coding sequence ATGAGTGTCTTAGGGAATCAAGTGGTGTTGGTGGTGGGTGCCACCGGTGGCATTGGTCGTGCCGTTGTCGAGCGGCTGCAGCAAACAGGGGCAACCTTAGTCTTAGCGGCTCGCTCTAGGGATCGCCTACAGCAGTTCGCCGCTACGCTTTCCGCTGAAACGAACGTGCAGCTTCAGCCCTGTGACATTACTCAACCGGATCAGGTGATGGCGCTGATGCAGGCCATTCAGGAGCAGCAGGGACGCTTAGACGTACTCATTAACGCGGCAGGGGCGGGGTTGCTCAAGCCCTACGCCAAAATTACGCCCACCGAACTCGATCAGATGCTGGACTTAAACCTGAAGGGGTGCTTCTACACCAGCCAGCAGGCCGCCGAACTCATGAAAGAGCAACAGCAGGGACACATTTGTACCGTTGTGGGTATTTTGGGGAAACATTCCATGGCCATGGGTGCCGCCTACTGTGCCGCCAAGTTTGGGGTGGTGGGTTTTAGTAAATGCATGGCCGAAGAACTCAAACGCTACGGCATTAAGTTCAGCCTCTTCTACTTTGGCGGGGTAGATACCCCCTTTTGGGACGCGGTGAGCCTGAAGGTGGATCGCCAAAAACTACTGCGGCCAGACACCGTCGCGGCGTTGATTCACGCCGCCCTCGAAACCGATCGCCATGCGGTGCCCCTTGAACTGAGTTTAATGCCGGATAGTCATGTCTTTTTCTAG
- a CDS encoding N-acetylmuramoyl-L-alanine amidase has translation MGAVPGRSLAFLFFWTGLLSLISLPAWANRLDYWRFNAPLSRLEMVTEDSVRPRVQLISNPTRLVVDLPGARFDRPLTQRPIGRYVREVRVGQFNPQTTRIVIELGQAYTMSARQVRVRALAPNRWFIQLPKFLAVTERTPSQPIAVAVPDPPPYPRARVVIAVDPGHGGRDPGAVGIGGLREADVTLDISRYLARSLGQQGVQAVLTRDDDRELDLAPRVARAEQVRARAFVSIHANALSLARPDVNGLETYYYSTGLPLAQAIHRAILQRVNVRDRGIRQARFYVLRHTTMPAVLVEVGYVTGREDAANLRQPAYRQRMATAIAEGIMTYFRR, from the coding sequence ATGGGAGCAGTTCCGGGGCGATCGCTGGCATTTCTTTTTTTCTGGACGGGACTGCTGAGCCTGATCTCTCTCCCGGCTTGGGCAAATCGTCTGGATTACTGGCGGTTTAATGCCCCCCTCAGTCGCCTTGAAATGGTCACCGAAGACTCTGTACGCCCGCGGGTGCAACTCATTAGCAACCCTACCCGCCTAGTGGTGGATTTACCGGGGGCGCGCTTTGATCGCCCCTTGACCCAACGCCCTATTGGCCGTTACGTGCGAGAAGTGCGGGTCGGCCAGTTTAACCCCCAAACCACTCGCATTGTCATTGAACTGGGGCAGGCCTATACGATGTCAGCCCGCCAAGTTCGCGTGCGGGCACTGGCTCCCAATCGCTGGTTTATTCAACTGCCCAAATTCTTAGCCGTTACGGAGCGTACCCCTAGCCAACCCATTGCCGTAGCGGTGCCGGATCCTCCCCCTTATCCACGGGCACGGGTGGTGATTGCGGTGGATCCGGGGCATGGTGGCAGGGATCCCGGGGCGGTGGGAATTGGCGGTTTGCGGGAAGCGGATGTCACGCTTGATATTTCTCGCTATTTGGCGCGATCGCTTGGGCAGCAAGGGGTACAGGCAGTGCTCACCCGCGATGACGATCGCGAACTGGACTTAGCGCCCCGTGTGGCCAGAGCCGAGCAGGTGCGCGCACGCGCCTTTGTGAGTATTCATGCCAATGCCTTGAGTCTTGCGCGGCCAGATGTGAATGGCTTGGAAACCTATTACTACTCGACGGGGTTACCGCTGGCTCAAGCGATTCATCGTGCTATTTTGCAGCGGGTGAATGTGCGCGATCGCGGCATTCGCCAAGCCCGCTTTTATGTCCTGCGCCACACCACCATGCCCGCTGTCTTGGTGGAAGTGGGCTATGTCACTGGGCGCGAGGATGCGGCAAACCTCCGCCAACCTGCTTACCGCCAGCGCATGGCCACCGCCATTGCTGAAGGAATTATGACCTACTTCCGGCGCTGA
- a CDS encoding permease-like cell division protein FtsX, whose amino-acid sequence MANLNSAPHPWPTLDFLIPEVRRSLWRGGWLNGAAVIAVAVTLFIFGWGWQVSHALGATVAALGNRLEITAYVAPDLATPEIDRLRQTLATLPGVDSLTWIDRDRAWAELQADLGLATQEGDLHLFERNPLSDEVKIRAKSLEQVTTLATQIAQQQGIESVQYLERALDGLQRLQRLVRTVTIGLVLLLGVTVVALVSAILRLVILVRQPDIEIMILVGASQRWIHTPFFVQAGALGGLGGAAAWLAGWSSSHHLQYWLSHQFTGAAMVDRVPLEWSSGFGISLVIAGILLGGLSTLLALNTAAQG is encoded by the coding sequence ATGGCCAACTTAAACAGCGCGCCACATCCATGGCCCACCCTTGACTTTCTCATTCCTGAGGTACGACGCAGCCTCTGGCGCGGCGGCTGGCTCAATGGCGCTGCCGTGATTGCCGTGGCGGTCACCCTCTTTATCTTTGGTTGGGGGTGGCAGGTTTCCCATGCCTTGGGGGCCACCGTGGCTGCGTTGGGCAACCGCCTTGAAATTACGGCCTACGTTGCCCCTGACTTGGCCACCCCTGAGATAGATCGCCTGCGGCAGACCTTAGCCACACTGCCCGGCGTTGACAGCCTGACATGGATTGATCGCGATCGCGCTTGGGCAGAGCTACAGGCAGATTTAGGCCTAGCCACTCAGGAAGGAGACTTGCACCTGTTTGAGCGCAATCCCCTCAGTGATGAAGTGAAAATTCGCGCTAAGAGCCTAGAGCAGGTCACTACCCTAGCAACTCAAATTGCCCAGCAGCAGGGTATTGAATCCGTGCAGTACCTTGAGCGCGCCTTGGATGGTTTGCAACGGCTGCAACGGCTAGTGCGCACCGTAACCATCGGCCTTGTCTTGCTATTGGGGGTCACCGTTGTTGCTCTAGTCAGTGCCATTTTGCGACTAGTGATTTTAGTGCGTCAACCCGACATCGAGATCATGATCTTGGTGGGAGCCAGCCAACGGTGGATTCATACCCCCTTCTTTGTGCAGGCAGGAGCCTTGGGGGGGCTAGGAGGGGCAGCCGCATGGCTGGCGGGCTGGAGTAGCAGCCACCACCTTCAGTACTGGTTAAGTCACCAGTTCACTGGCGCTGCCATGGTTGACCGTGTGCCCCTAGAGTGGAGTAGCGGCTTTGGCATCAGCCTTGTGATTGCAGGCATCCTGCTGGGTGGGTTAAGTACACTGCTAGCCCTTAACACTGCCGCCCAAGGTTAG
- a CDS encoding FAD-dependent thymidylate synthase, whose translation MQEGRVIADSLSPAGVRLVTLQLTYPRFIHSELLTHRVFSRNSASSRAVPVQKMMDQVAHNPVVPYHWGQNQRGMQARSESEHKEAAKEIWLKTRLAVLEGARQLNDLGIHKQVVNRMLEPWMWMQTVVSSTEWANFLHLRNHPDAQPEMQALAQMIQELLETHEPTPLAVGEWHLPYIDPIERQQYSLEECKYMAVARCARVSYYLRDGQRSDPASDLALYQRLAGSDPKHLSPLEHVAECMGDRHRYANFVGWRQLRYFEETPRKESFPCHS comes from the coding sequence ATGCAAGAGGGACGGGTGATTGCCGATTCACTATCGCCAGCAGGGGTACGGCTGGTCACTCTACAGCTTACCTATCCCCGTTTTATCCACAGTGAGCTACTCACGCACCGCGTCTTTTCCCGTAATTCCGCCAGTTCCCGTGCCGTTCCGGTACAAAAAATGATGGATCAAGTGGCGCACAATCCGGTTGTCCCTTACCACTGGGGGCAAAACCAGCGGGGGATGCAAGCGCGCTCAGAAAGTGAACACAAGGAGGCCGCCAAGGAAATTTGGCTGAAAACCCGTCTTGCGGTCTTAGAAGGGGCACGCCAGCTCAATGATCTCGGGATTCACAAGCAGGTGGTGAACCGGATGCTCGAGCCGTGGATGTGGATGCAAACCGTGGTGAGTAGCACCGAGTGGGCAAATTTTTTACATCTGCGCAACCATCCCGATGCTCAGCCGGAGATGCAGGCGCTGGCCCAGATGATTCAGGAGTTGCTAGAGACCCATGAACCCACTCCCCTTGCCGTGGGCGAGTGGCACTTACCCTACATTGATCCGATAGAACGGCAGCAGTACAGCCTTGAGGAGTGCAAGTACATGGCGGTGGCACGCTGTGCGCGGGTGTCCTATTATCTGCGGGATGGCCAACGCAGCGATCCTGCCTCGGATCTGGCCTTGTATCAGCGGTTGGCGGGGTCAGACCCCAAGCATTTGTCCCCACTTGAACATGTGGCCGAGTGTATGGGCGATCGCCACCGCTACGCCAATTTTGTCGGTTGGCGGCAACTGCGCTACTTTGAAGAAACCCCTAGAAAGGAATCCTTCCCTTGCCATTCGTAG
- a CDS encoding Uma2 family endonuclease, translating to MTLSPSIAPPAKPLTLAEYLALPEGETGYELLDGQAIAKMSPKRFHSRTQKTLLYILEHWCQERGDVAIEWAVTLMRQGQDWVPIPDVLYISYDRLPRDWLEDGPCPIAPELAIEIISPDQSFGTIVGKATDYLAAGVLRVWVVDPQAKSITVFYPDAAPRTFTGETLLTDEVLPDLQLTAQQVFQQAGLWP from the coding sequence ATGACTCTGTCACCTAGTATCGCACCCCCCGCGAAGCCCCTTACCCTAGCCGAATACCTTGCGCTGCCGGAGGGTGAGACGGGCTACGAGTTACTTGATGGACAAGCTATTGCGAAAATGTCACCGAAGCGATTTCATTCAAGAACCCAGAAAACTCTACTTTATATTTTGGAGCATTGGTGTCAGGAGCGGGGCGACGTCGCGATTGAGTGGGCAGTAACGTTAATGCGCCAAGGACAAGATTGGGTGCCGATTCCAGACGTGTTGTATATTTCCTACGATCGCCTACCACGGGATTGGTTGGAAGATGGGCCGTGTCCAATAGCTCCAGAGTTGGCAATTGAAATTATTTCGCCGGATCAAAGTTTTGGCACGATAGTGGGAAAGGCAACAGATTATCTAGCGGCTGGGGTGTTGCGGGTATGGGTGGTTGATCCGCAGGCGAAGAGTATTACGGTGTTTTATCCAGATGCCGCGCCGCGCACGTTTACAGGCGAGACACTATTAACAGATGAAGTTCTGCCTGATTTGCAATTAACGGCGCAACAGGTGTTTCAACAAGCAGGATTGTGGCCATAG
- the ftsE gene encoding cell division ATP-binding protein FtsE, whose amino-acid sequence MESAVEPFLLAATLSLAMIPTPVGPKTTTPQSAPAVIAELRQVTKGFVPHSPCLQRVNLQLRQGDFYFLTGASGSGKSTLLRLLSGQATPDQGTVHLFGTAVNPRDNRAMVRLRRRLGVIFQDFKLLGDRTVAENVAFTLLVRGTPRRELQQRVQTALKLVGLTEKAAAYPQALSGGEQQRVSIARAIVGGPELLLADEPTGNLDPQTSQQILYLIHRLHQHGLTVVFTTHDLSLTQLLPHPVLHLHHGQLKQRATSMAHP is encoded by the coding sequence ATGGAAAGCGCTGTTGAGCCGTTTTTATTGGCGGCGACGTTATCCCTTGCGATGATCCCAACTCCCGTCGGGCCAAAAACGACAACCCCTCAGTCTGCTCCTGCGGTGATTGCCGAGTTAAGGCAGGTGACAAAGGGGTTTGTTCCCCATTCTCCCTGTTTGCAGCGGGTCAACTTGCAATTGCGGCAGGGGGACTTCTATTTTTTAACGGGTGCCTCTGGGTCGGGCAAGTCCACGCTGCTCAGGTTACTCTCTGGCCAAGCTACACCGGATCAGGGAACGGTGCACCTGTTTGGCACAGCGGTCAATCCACGGGACAATCGAGCAATGGTGAGATTGCGGCGGCGGCTGGGGGTCATTTTTCAGGATTTTAAGTTGTTGGGCGATCGCACCGTGGCGGAAAACGTTGCCTTTACCCTCTTGGTGCGTGGTACCCCTAGGCGAGAACTTCAGCAGCGGGTGCAAACGGCGCTCAAGCTTGTGGGCCTGACGGAGAAAGCAGCCGCCTATCCCCAAGCCCTTTCGGGGGGTGAGCAGCAGCGGGTCAGTATTGCCCGTGCCATTGTCGGTGGCCCCGAACTGTTGCTGGCGGATGAACCCACGGGTAATTTAGACCCCCAAACCAGTCAGCAAATTCTCTATTTAATCCATCGGTTGCACCAGCACGGTCTCACGGTGGTGTTCACCACGCATGATCTCTCGTTGACCCAATTGCTTCCCCATCCTGTTTTGCACTTACACCATGGCCAACTTAAACAGCGCGCCACATCCATGGCCCACCCTTGA
- a CDS encoding WecB/TagA/CpsF family glycosyltransferase has product MPATPAKVAVLGFPLHLVDNAPEWLLMQQRSGRGQHVVTLNSEMVMLAERTPRFAELLHQADLVIPDGSGVILYLRLHGLSVKRQPGIEFAEALLALASESDHHNGVFFYGAAPGVAEKVAERWQRELPTLKVLGVESGYHDAETGAKLLQRLEALQPKIIFVALGVPRQEYWIQEHRHLCPQAIWVGVGGSFDIWAGQKQRAPKILRKLHLEWLYRLYQEPWRWRRMLALPQFAWKALLSRFYWRRRYPLR; this is encoded by the coding sequence ATGCCTGCCACTCCCGCTAAAGTTGCTGTTCTTGGCTTTCCCCTACACTTGGTGGACAATGCCCCGGAGTGGCTATTAATGCAGCAGCGCAGCGGTCGGGGTCAGCACGTAGTGACCCTTAACTCAGAAATGGTCATGCTGGCGGAGCGTACCCCCCGCTTTGCCGAATTGCTCCATCAGGCCGATTTAGTCATTCCCGATGGCTCGGGTGTCATCCTTTACCTTAGGCTGCACGGTCTGTCGGTCAAACGCCAACCGGGAATTGAATTTGCTGAAGCGCTATTAGCCCTCGCCAGTGAGTCTGACCACCACAACGGCGTGTTTTTCTATGGGGCAGCACCCGGCGTTGCCGAAAAAGTGGCAGAACGCTGGCAAAGGGAACTGCCAACCCTCAAAGTTCTCGGTGTCGAGTCAGGCTACCACGATGCAGAGACAGGAGCAAAACTTCTGCAGCGGCTAGAAGCGTTACAGCCAAAGATTATTTTTGTGGCCTTGGGGGTGCCCCGCCAAGAGTACTGGATTCAGGAGCACCGCCACCTATGTCCCCAAGCCATTTGGGTGGGGGTGGGCGGCAGTTTTGACATTTGGGCGGGTCAAAAGCAGCGGGCACCGAAGATCTTGCGCAAGTTGCACCTTGAATGGCTTTATCGCCTTTACCAAGAGCCATGGCGCTGGCGGCGGATGTTAGCCCTGCCCCAATTTGCATGGAAAGCGCTGTTGAGCCGTTTTTATTGGCGGCGACGTTATCCCTTGCGATGA
- a CDS encoding AAA family ATPase: protein MAAGKDLIRLHFHKQWVALLDRVAECNTEKSLEDQVILPLLKLLGYEQGDFVQQAPLGRKRVDFLVKAQQRSPCPHYLVIEVKAPSQMLLYKSWQLRQYLRDSGSIFGLLTNGKQFQIFYNDGDTIHALWEFTQAQLRQDYRVLTALLLRRNCDLVLNAFKISHHQIHNRLRQFMAQLSPETTILSLSQSVNSPSTKNYPKRPMIITVFNNKGGVGKTTLTINLAVALAQLGKRVLLIDIDAQANLTTGLGIDPLEDVEKAGRKDITHLLTEPRLVIGDVIMKRRWGSTRLDVIPSHIRLSSMENQLIQLVDSDRLLARKLREHDYDFVFIDPPPSFGKVNRIALMASAGVLIPTQLSPYPIRALEFVLSQVEEVSQFRESPLPIIGIAVSMYDRQSTALNLLMKEELYGRLNNLPGGSQVSIFPESSWIPRLNVISRSQNQGCPLLALTSTDLSNSLSASDQTSLENALQAYDRLAQEFLHIVAAKITSSVES from the coding sequence ATGGCTGCTGGTAAGGACTTAATACGTTTGCACTTTCACAAGCAATGGGTGGCTTTGCTGGATCGTGTTGCTGAGTGTAACACTGAGAAATCGCTAGAAGATCAGGTTATTCTGCCCCTCCTAAAGTTACTCGGTTATGAGCAGGGCGATTTTGTGCAACAGGCTCCGCTAGGCCGGAAACGAGTAGATTTTCTAGTCAAAGCCCAACAAAGGTCACCCTGTCCCCACTACTTGGTTATCGAGGTCAAGGCTCCTTCCCAGATGCTTCTTTACAAAAGCTGGCAACTGCGGCAGTATTTGCGTGACTCAGGGAGTATTTTTGGTCTCTTGACCAACGGCAAACAGTTTCAAATTTTCTATAATGACGGTGACACCATTCATGCGCTCTGGGAGTTTACACAAGCACAACTGCGTCAAGACTATCGGGTTCTAACGGCTCTGCTTCTGCGCCGTAACTGTGATCTAGTTTTGAACGCGTTTAAAATCAGCCATCACCAAATTCACAACCGCCTGCGGCAGTTCATGGCTCAACTTTCACCTGAGACCACAATTTTATCACTGTCGCAAAGTGTCAATTCGCCATCTACGAAAAACTATCCTAAACGCCCAATGATTATCACTGTTTTTAATAACAAGGGGGGGGTTGGCAAAACAACCCTAACCATTAACCTAGCTGTCGCCCTTGCCCAACTAGGTAAGCGTGTTTTACTAATCGATATTGATGCTCAGGCCAATCTGACTACAGGTTTAGGTATTGATCCCCTAGAAGATGTTGAAAAAGCTGGCCGGAAGGATATTACGCACCTTTTGACGGAACCCAGACTGGTTATTGGTGATGTTATTATGAAGCGCAGGTGGGGTAGCACTAGATTAGATGTCATCCCATCTCATATTCGTCTCAGCTCCATGGAAAATCAATTAATTCAACTGGTGGATAGTGATCGTCTTCTGGCGAGAAAGCTTAGAGAACATGACTATGATTTCGTCTTTATTGACCCTCCTCCGTCGTTTGGGAAAGTTAACCGGATTGCCCTGATGGCTTCAGCGGGGGTTTTAATCCCGACTCAACTGTCTCCCTATCCGATTCGAGCACTAGAATTTGTCTTAAGCCAGGTTGAGGAGGTTAGTCAGTTCCGAGAATCACCACTGCCCATCATTGGTATAGCCGTAAGTATGTACGATCGCCAATCTACAGCACTTAATCTATTGATGAAAGAAGAGCTATATGGTCGTCTGAATAACTTACCCGGAGGGAGTCAAGTTTCGATTTTTCCTGAGTCTAGTTGGATACCACGACTCAATGTGATTTCTAGATCACAGAATCAGGGCTGTCCTCTTTTGGCATTAACTTCTACAGATTTATCAAATAGTTTGAGTGCTTCTGATCAAACCTCTCTCGAAAATGCCTTACAAGCTTATGATAGATTGGCTCAAGAATTTTTGCATATCGTTGCAGCTAAAATTACTTCTTCTGTCGAATCATGA